In the Kribbella sp. NBC_00482 genome, one interval contains:
- a CDS encoding succinate dehydrogenase/fumarate reductase iron-sulfur subunit has protein sequence MATEITLEVARYRPGVDTEPVMQSYQVPLREHWAILDGLTYVKDHLDGTLSFRWSCRMGICGSCGMTVNGEPQLSCATFLTDYAPGPIRVEPLHNFPVVRDLVVDIDDFMTKLPKVKPWIVREVQSPVEEGEYLQTPEEMDEYQQFSMCINCMLCYSACPVYSLEPDFLGPAAIALAQRYNLDSRDEGADERRDVLSSPEGVWACTFVGECSAVCPKGVDPAGAIQRYKLTAATQSIKELLMPRSKQ, from the coding sequence ATGGCAACCGAGATCACGCTGGAAGTCGCGCGGTACCGGCCGGGAGTCGACACCGAGCCGGTGATGCAGTCGTACCAGGTCCCGCTGCGGGAGCACTGGGCGATCCTGGACGGCCTCACCTACGTGAAGGACCACCTGGACGGCACGCTGTCGTTCCGGTGGTCGTGCCGGATGGGGATCTGCGGCAGTTGCGGTATGACGGTGAACGGCGAACCCCAGTTGAGTTGCGCGACGTTCCTCACCGACTACGCCCCCGGTCCGATCCGGGTCGAGCCGCTGCACAACTTCCCGGTCGTCCGCGACCTGGTGGTCGACATCGACGACTTCATGACCAAGCTGCCGAAGGTCAAGCCGTGGATAGTCCGGGAGGTGCAGAGTCCGGTCGAGGAAGGCGAGTACCTGCAGACGCCCGAGGAGATGGACGAGTACCAGCAATTCAGCATGTGCATCAACTGCATGCTGTGCTACTCGGCCTGCCCGGTCTACAGCCTCGAACCGGACTTCCTCGGCCCGGCGGCGATCGCCCTGGCGCAGCGCTACAACCTCGACTCGCGCGACGAGGGCGCCGACGAGCGTCGCGACGTACTGTCCTCGCCGGAAGGGGTCTGGGCCTGCACCTTCGTGGGTGAATGCAGCGCGGTGTGCCCGAAGGGCGTGGATCCGGCCGGGGCGATCCAGCGCTACAAGCTGACCGCTGCGACGCAGTCGATCAAGGAACTGCTGATGCCGCGGAGCAAGCAGTGA
- a CDS encoding fumarate reductase subunit C, with protein MSVYQRPIHLFWWLERRAYVLFVLRELSSVFVAWFVVFLLLLVNAISDGAASYQRFLDWSGQWWVVAINVLAMLFVLLHVVTWFGLAPRAMVIKVRGSRVPARQIVAGHYLALLVLSAAVTWLVLR; from the coding sequence GTGAGCGTCTACCAGCGGCCGATTCACCTGTTCTGGTGGCTCGAGCGGCGTGCGTACGTGCTGTTCGTACTGCGTGAGCTCAGCAGCGTCTTCGTCGCGTGGTTCGTGGTGTTCCTGCTGTTGCTGGTGAATGCGATCAGCGACGGCGCCGCGTCGTACCAGCGCTTCCTCGACTGGAGTGGGCAGTGGTGGGTGGTCGCGATCAACGTGCTCGCGATGCTGTTCGTGCTGCTGCACGTGGTGACGTGGTTCGGTCTGGCGCCGCGGGCGATGGTGATCAAGGTGCGCGGGAGCCGGGTGCCGGCGCGGCAGATCGTCGCCGGGCACTACCTGGCCTTGTTGGTGTTGTCGGCCGCCGTCACGTGGCTGGTGCTGCGATGA
- the frdD gene encoding fumarate reductase subunit FrdD: MNRRRSPEPLLWMLFSSGGMVAALMVPVLLFLFGIAFATGLLSAPSHAHLYAVLHNPLTRLVLFGLCTLALFHWAHRFRYTLYDGLQLKRYAVPIVVLCYGGAVVGSVIAAGLLLTV; this comes from the coding sequence ATGAACCGCCGCCGCTCCCCCGAACCCCTGCTGTGGATGCTGTTCAGCTCCGGCGGCATGGTGGCCGCACTGATGGTGCCGGTCCTGCTGTTCCTGTTCGGCATCGCATTCGCCACCGGTCTGCTGTCGGCACCGTCCCACGCCCACCTGTACGCCGTACTGCACAATCCACTGACCCGCCTGGTGCTGTTCGGCCTGTGCACGCTGGCCCTGTTCCACTGGGCGCACCGCTTCCGCTACACCCTGTACGACGGCTTGCAGCTGAAGCGGTACGCCGTACCGATCGTGGTCCTGTGCTACGGCGGCGCCGTTGTGGGATCCGTCATCGCGGCCGGACTGCTACTGACCGTCTGA
- the cobF gene encoding precorrin-6A synthase (deacetylating) has translation MREIVVVGVGAGDPEQVTMQAVSALNRVDVFFVLDKGEVKQELVELRSEILRRYATSKEYRVVVGRDPERDRTTSAYVEAVDDWRRRRADVCADLIATELGEDQVGAFLVWGDPSLYDSTLAILDDILARGELAFSVEVIPGISSVSTLAARHRVGLNQVGRPIQITTGRRLAKEWPEGVDDVVVMLDAQTAFTEHVDQDADIYWGAYLGTPDELLISGPLREVASEIEKVRTEARERKGWIMDTYLLRRPGRPKS, from the coding sequence ATGCGGGAGATTGTGGTTGTTGGGGTTGGCGCCGGTGATCCGGAGCAGGTGACGATGCAGGCTGTGTCGGCGCTGAACCGGGTCGACGTGTTCTTCGTGCTGGACAAGGGCGAGGTCAAGCAGGAGCTGGTGGAGCTGCGGTCGGAGATCCTGCGGCGGTACGCGACGTCGAAGGAGTACCGGGTCGTCGTCGGGCGGGACCCGGAGCGGGATCGTACGACGTCGGCGTACGTCGAGGCTGTCGACGACTGGCGGCGGCGCCGGGCCGACGTGTGCGCGGACCTGATCGCGACCGAGCTGGGCGAGGACCAGGTGGGGGCGTTCCTGGTGTGGGGCGACCCGTCGCTGTACGACAGCACGCTGGCGATCCTGGACGACATCCTGGCGCGGGGCGAGCTCGCGTTCTCGGTCGAGGTGATTCCTGGGATCAGCAGCGTTTCGACGCTCGCCGCGCGGCACCGGGTCGGGCTGAACCAGGTCGGGCGGCCGATCCAGATCACCACCGGCCGACGGCTCGCGAAGGAGTGGCCGGAGGGGGTGGACGACGTCGTGGTGATGCTCGACGCACAGACCGCGTTCACCGAGCACGTCGATCAGGACGCCGACATCTACTGGGGCGCTTACCTCGGCACGCCCGACGAACTGCTGATCTCCGGCCCGCTCCGGGAAGTCGCGTCCGAGATCGAGAAGGTGCGAACCGAGGCGCGGGAAAGGAAAGGCTGGATCATGGACACCTACCTCCTGAGGCGACCAGGTAGACCAAAGTCTTAG
- a CDS encoding carboxylesterase/lipase family protein: MKRLLVTMAAALAPVGLLVGLAGPGEAAQQNVVRIDSGRVASKSVGDALVYDGIPYAAPPVGALRWKAPQPVQPWTGVRESKAGSVCAQQANSEAPDGSTAEDCLYLNVTTPAKPSAKARAVVVWIPGGGFFSGAGSSYEASKFAARGDVVVVTVNYRLGIFGFFGYPGLPGSGTFGLQDQQAALRWVQRNAGAFGGDPRNVTVAGESAGGMSVCAQLTSPTSTSLFAKAIMQSGSCAFNWADNSQYPGQSADSPWVPVSRVQANGKEWADSKHCTTLDCLRGLKSDVLVDDLLQFTQIGYGGTPVVPFSPAKAMKAGLFHRVPIISGNNHDEANGWLAAFGDIKDYPALVKNMVGASKAAQVLRQYPQSRYESPAAAWGAVTTDRIWSCTQVATDQQAARKVPVYAYEFADKHSPIAAPGLGAAHAMELPYLFRLGGNDFPMSETQQRLSNQMIDYWTAFARTGNPNGPDRPHWSPTGVKAVNGLSLAPTDQGGVQRVNLTAEHQCGFWSGLSTPA; the protein is encoded by the coding sequence ATGAAGAGACTCTTGGTGACTATGGCGGCCGCGTTGGCGCCGGTGGGGCTGTTGGTGGGCCTGGCCGGACCTGGTGAAGCGGCGCAGCAGAATGTTGTACGGATTGATAGCGGGCGGGTGGCCAGCAAGTCCGTCGGGGATGCGTTGGTGTATGACGGGATTCCGTACGCGGCTCCTCCGGTGGGTGCGTTGCGGTGGAAGGCGCCGCAGCCGGTGCAGCCGTGGACCGGCGTACGGGAGTCCAAGGCGGGCAGCGTGTGCGCGCAGCAGGCGAACTCCGAGGCGCCGGACGGTTCGACCGCCGAGGACTGCCTGTATCTGAACGTGACGACTCCCGCCAAGCCGTCCGCGAAAGCACGGGCCGTCGTCGTGTGGATCCCCGGCGGCGGGTTCTTCTCCGGCGCCGGCAGCAGCTACGAGGCGTCGAAGTTCGCCGCCCGCGGTGACGTGGTCGTTGTCACGGTCAACTACCGCCTCGGCATCTTCGGCTTCTTCGGGTACCCGGGCCTACCGGGCTCCGGCACGTTCGGCTTGCAGGACCAGCAGGCCGCCCTGCGCTGGGTGCAGCGCAACGCCGGCGCGTTCGGCGGCGACCCGCGCAACGTCACGGTGGCGGGTGAGTCCGCCGGCGGGATGAGCGTGTGCGCGCAGCTGACCTCCCCGACCTCCACCAGCCTGTTCGCGAAGGCGATCATGCAGAGCGGCTCGTGCGCCTTCAACTGGGCCGACAACAGCCAGTACCCGGGCCAGTCCGCTGACTCGCCCTGGGTCCCGGTCAGCCGCGTGCAGGCGAACGGCAAGGAGTGGGCCGACAGCAAGCACTGCACGACGCTCGACTGCCTGCGCGGCCTGAAGTCCGACGTGCTGGTGGACGACCTGCTCCAGTTCACGCAGATCGGGTACGGCGGGACTCCCGTCGTACCGTTCAGCCCGGCGAAGGCGATGAAGGCCGGACTGTTCCACCGGGTGCCGATCATCTCCGGGAACAACCACGACGAAGCGAACGGCTGGCTGGCCGCGTTCGGGGACATCAAGGACTACCCGGCGCTGGTGAAGAACATGGTCGGCGCGTCGAAGGCGGCTCAGGTACTGCGGCAGTACCCGCAGTCGCGCTACGAGTCGCCTGCTGCAGCGTGGGGTGCCGTGACGACGGACCGGATCTGGTCGTGCACACAGGTCGCGACGGACCAGCAGGCAGCTCGCAAGGTCCCGGTGTACGCGTACGAGTTCGCAGACAAGCACTCCCCGATCGCTGCGCCCGGACTGGGAGCCGCCCACGCCATGGAGCTCCCGTACCTGTTCCGGCTCGGCGGAAACGACTTCCCGATGTCGGAGACGCAGCAGAGGCTGTCGAACCAGATGATCGACTACTGGACGGCGTTCGCGCGGACCGGCAACCCGAACGGACCGGACCGGCCGCACTGGTCGCCGACCGGCGTAAAGGCCGTCAACGGGCTCTCACTCGCACCGACGGACCAGGGCGGCGTTCAGCGAGTCAATCTGACTGCTGAGCACCAGTGCGGGTTCTGGAGCGGCCTTTCCACACCCGCATGA
- a CDS encoding TMEM175 family protein, whose amino-acid sequence MSTSRDPDRLVLFTDAVVAIAITLLVLPLVDLVPEVKAEGGDAVSVLSEHRQEIFTFLLSFVVIASFWLGHHRLFEHIRAYTPAMMRVNLLWLLTIVVLPFPTEIIGAFPSDRFTAGLYIGTILALSVCQSALAWMVHGHRELESPDNPVGKEELASSLMLTGLTMVAYLLASLVPGVHFYAMFLLLLSPIIMRVWKGRSRTRTGAQQSD is encoded by the coding sequence GTGAGTACGTCGAGAGATCCTGACCGGCTGGTGCTGTTCACGGACGCGGTCGTCGCGATCGCCATCACGCTGCTGGTGCTTCCGCTGGTCGACCTGGTGCCTGAGGTGAAGGCGGAGGGCGGTGACGCGGTCAGCGTGCTCAGTGAGCACCGCCAGGAGATCTTCACGTTCCTGCTGAGCTTCGTGGTGATCGCGAGCTTCTGGCTGGGGCACCACCGGCTGTTCGAGCACATCCGCGCGTACACCCCGGCCATGATGCGGGTGAACCTGCTGTGGTTGCTCACCATCGTCGTGCTGCCGTTCCCGACCGAGATCATCGGTGCCTTCCCCAGCGACCGGTTCACCGCCGGTCTCTACATCGGCACGATCCTGGCGCTCAGTGTGTGCCAGTCCGCCCTCGCGTGGATGGTCCATGGTCACCGGGAGTTGGAGAGCCCGGACAACCCGGTCGGCAAAGAGGAGCTGGCGAGCTCCCTGATGCTGACCGGGTTGACCATGGTCGCGTACCTCCTGGCGTCACTGGTGCCAGGCGTGCACTTCTACGCGATGTTCCTGCTGCTGTTGTCGCCGATCATCATGCGGGTGTGGAAAGGCCGCTCCAGAACCCGCACTGGTGCTCAGCAGTCAGATTGA
- a CDS encoding MFS transporter, translating to MAVVESVGVRARGKALVVLCVMQLMIILDGTVVTVALPTVQRELGFSQAGLAWVMNSYLIAFAGLLLLAGRIGDLIGSKRVFVAGLGLFTAASLLCGVAGSAEVLIAGRFLQGVGGALASAVILGMIVSLYPAPGEQARAMGVYSFTAASGASIGLIFGGVITQTIGWHWAFLINVPIGVVSLAFAVRLLAHQPGLGLAGGADVLGAVLVTAGLSLGVYTIVQTAEPQATLTRTLVQAAASILLLAAFVVRQARIKNPLLALRIFRRRQLTVANGVVVLLFAAGFGFQFTTALYVQRVLGYDSLTTGLAFLPAPLMNALMSLSLAPRLTVRFGPRKMLIAGLVVFMLALLWISRAPVDGSYVVNVGPVLAVMGAGIGVAIPASIMLAMSGADASDAGLASGLNNTAQQAGAAVGTAVLATLAASTTSHRLTEGAGDLLALRDGYGAAWLAAAGFVLAALLLSVSLLRRTASVGGREYVERS from the coding sequence GTGGCTGTGGTGGAGTCGGTGGGGGTACGGGCGCGGGGCAAGGCGCTCGTCGTCCTGTGCGTGATGCAGTTGATGATCATCTTGGACGGGACCGTGGTGACGGTGGCGTTGCCGACGGTTCAGCGGGAGCTGGGCTTTTCGCAGGCGGGGCTGGCGTGGGTGATGAACTCGTACCTGATCGCGTTCGCCGGACTACTGCTGCTGGCGGGGCGGATCGGGGATCTGATCGGGAGCAAACGAGTCTTCGTCGCGGGGCTCGGGTTGTTCACCGCGGCATCGCTGCTGTGCGGGGTGGCGGGCAGTGCGGAGGTGCTGATCGCCGGCAGGTTCTTGCAGGGTGTCGGTGGGGCACTGGCCTCGGCAGTGATCCTGGGAATGATCGTGAGCCTCTATCCGGCTCCCGGTGAGCAGGCGCGCGCCATGGGTGTCTACAGCTTCACAGCCGCCAGCGGTGCGTCGATCGGCCTCATCTTCGGTGGTGTGATCACCCAGACCATCGGCTGGCACTGGGCCTTCCTGATCAACGTCCCGATCGGTGTGGTCTCACTGGCGTTCGCCGTACGGCTCCTCGCGCACCAACCTGGACTCGGCCTCGCCGGCGGTGCTGACGTACTGGGCGCCGTACTGGTGACCGCAGGTCTCTCCCTGGGCGTCTACACGATCGTCCAGACCGCAGAACCGCAGGCGACGCTGACTCGCACGCTGGTGCAGGCTGCTGCGTCGATCCTGCTGCTGGCTGCCTTCGTCGTGCGCCAGGCGCGGATCAAGAACCCGCTGCTTGCCCTGCGCATCTTCCGTCGCCGTCAACTCACCGTGGCCAACGGTGTGGTCGTACTGCTCTTCGCAGCCGGCTTCGGTTTCCAGTTCACCACCGCGCTGTACGTGCAGCGGGTCCTCGGCTACGACTCGCTCACCACCGGCCTCGCCTTCCTGCCCGCGCCGCTGATGAACGCGCTCATGTCGCTGTCCTTGGCGCCGCGGCTGACTGTCCGCTTCGGTCCGCGCAAGATGCTGATCGCCGGACTGGTCGTGTTCATGCTGGCGCTGCTCTGGATCAGCCGTGCACCAGTAGACGGCTCGTACGTCGTCAACGTCGGACCAGTGCTCGCAGTGATGGGTGCCGGCATCGGTGTGGCCATCCCAGCGTCGATCATGCTGGCCATGTCCGGTGCGGACGCCAGCGACGCCGGACTGGCCTCAGGACTCAACAACACCGCCCAGCAAGCAGGTGCAGCCGTCGGCACCGCCGTACTGGCCACGTTGGCCGCCTCCACCACCTCACACCGCCTCACCGAAGGCGCCGGCGACCTGCTCGCACTACGCGACGGCTACGGCGCCGCCTGGCTTGCAGCAGCCGGATTCGTGCTGGCAGCCCTCCTGCTGTCGGTCAGCCTGCTCCGGCGGACGGCTAGTGTTGGCGGCCGTGAGTACGTCGAGAGATCCTGA
- a CDS encoding phosphotransferase enzyme family protein, with protein MRDEPTEISRELVAGILKEHWGFQADDVTYAPVGFGSYHWIASEADEPRWFVTADRAGGRVIEAAMQTTKELADRGYEFVVAPLPDRSGRLVRAVLPGWSLVVLPYLDGWSTADGGWDDPAERAQIARILGRLHTASAPEALQRWDFAIPARDTLFADLDRPWSTGPYAELTRLRLVGALDHVHGELARYDALVREIEASDDAWVVTHGEPHSANVLRIADGRMRLIDWGTVRLAPRERDLKAVLGGPTDVLAAYQAEAGPVSPRAAALELFDVWWVLAEIASYVQLFREPHAESQDSKLSWQELTEYLPG; from the coding sequence ATGAGGGACGAGCCGACCGAGATCTCGCGGGAATTGGTAGCCGGAATCCTGAAGGAGCATTGGGGATTCCAGGCCGACGACGTGACCTACGCGCCGGTGGGGTTCGGCAGCTACCACTGGATCGCCTCCGAGGCCGACGAGCCGCGCTGGTTCGTCACCGCGGATCGGGCCGGTGGGCGGGTGATCGAGGCGGCCATGCAGACGACCAAGGAGCTTGCCGACCGCGGCTACGAGTTCGTTGTGGCGCCGCTGCCGGATCGATCCGGTCGGCTGGTTCGCGCGGTGCTGCCGGGGTGGTCCCTGGTAGTCCTGCCCTACCTCGACGGATGGAGCACCGCAGACGGCGGTTGGGACGATCCGGCGGAGCGGGCACAGATCGCCCGGATCCTCGGCCGGCTCCACACGGCATCAGCCCCGGAAGCCTTGCAGCGCTGGGATTTCGCCATACCAGCCCGGGACACCCTCTTCGCAGACCTCGACCGCCCGTGGTCCACGGGCCCGTACGCCGAGCTCACTCGACTGCGGCTGGTCGGCGCGCTCGACCACGTTCACGGCGAGCTCGCGCGGTACGACGCACTGGTCCGCGAGATCGAGGCGTCGGACGACGCCTGGGTGGTGACGCACGGCGAGCCGCACAGTGCCAACGTCCTCCGCATCGCTGACGGCCGGATGCGCCTGATCGACTGGGGGACCGTGCGGCTCGCGCCGCGCGAACGCGACCTCAAGGCGGTCCTCGGCGGGCCGACCGACGTCCTCGCGGCCTACCAGGCGGAGGCAGGCCCGGTCAGCCCACGGGCCGCGGCGTTGGAGCTCTTCGACGTCTGGTGGGTGCTGGCCGAGATCGCGTCGTACGTCCAACTGTTCCGGGAGCCGCACGCCGAGTCGCAGGACAGCAAGCTGTCCTGGCAGGAACTGACGGAGTACCTGCCGGGCTAG
- a CDS encoding MarR family winged helix-turn-helix transcriptional regulator, giving the protein MAQLPERTVPDLTGYLTHAGHVLETQLSAALAEIGLTLRMQCVLRHALEAERTQIQIAELSYMDKTTMVVTVDALEKAGYAERRPSATDRRARIIAVTDAGADIAAAGQQIVDRVHAEALEALAAPHRKSFVDAVATLVEGPLATPVTAQPVRRSRQRAG; this is encoded by the coding sequence ATGGCGCAGCTTCCGGAACGTACCGTGCCCGACCTCACCGGCTACCTCACGCACGCCGGTCACGTCCTGGAGACGCAGCTGTCCGCGGCGCTGGCGGAGATCGGCCTGACGCTGCGGATGCAGTGCGTACTGCGGCACGCCCTCGAGGCCGAACGCACGCAGATCCAGATCGCCGAGCTGTCCTACATGGACAAGACCACGATGGTGGTCACCGTCGACGCGCTCGAGAAGGCCGGGTACGCCGAACGCCGGCCCTCCGCGACCGACCGCCGCGCCCGCATCATCGCCGTCACCGACGCCGGCGCCGACATCGCCGCCGCAGGCCAGCAGATCGTCGACCGCGTCCACGCCGAGGCCCTCGAAGCCCTCGCCGCCCCGCATCGCAAGTCCTTCGTCGACGCAGTAGCCACCCTCGTCGAGGGCCCCCTCGCCACCCCCGTCACCGCCCAACCGGTCCGCCGCTCCCGCCAGCGCGCAGGCTGA
- a CDS encoding MFS transporter, which translates to MTVLTTQTAPRAVQWFGVGAVTLGIFAIVTTEILPIGLLGPIGADFALTPGRTGWLMTMPGLVAAVAAPVVTLATARLDRRLMLCALMVLLAVAGFLAAAAPVFWLELVARFFVGLTIGGFWSIGAGLAGRLVPERWAPRATAVIFSAVPLGSVLGVPAGTFVGELAGWRTSFAALGVLALLALVTLRTTVAPLPPLQVTHAAVLRKAFRSSRTALIVTCLIVTAHFATYTYVTPFLREVVRPELIGLFLLVYGAAGLVGNVIAGLWAARNLLITFATCAALIATATLLMPVAGRSTAGALLLLVVWGLGYGGVPVCSMSMFAQAVPESREAATVWFTSSFQAVLSAGALLGGLVVDAWSVQAAMVAGGGCALLAVGFLLWARTHQVPGT; encoded by the coding sequence ATGACTGTTCTGACAACGCAGACCGCACCTCGAGCCGTCCAGTGGTTCGGGGTCGGCGCGGTGACGTTGGGGATCTTCGCGATCGTCACCACCGAGATCCTCCCGATCGGCCTGCTCGGCCCGATCGGCGCCGACTTCGCCTTGACCCCGGGCCGCACCGGCTGGCTGATGACGATGCCGGGGCTCGTGGCCGCTGTCGCCGCACCTGTGGTCACGCTCGCGACGGCTCGGCTGGACCGCCGCCTGATGCTCTGTGCCCTCATGGTCCTGCTGGCCGTGGCAGGCTTCCTCGCAGCAGCGGCACCGGTCTTCTGGCTCGAACTGGTGGCCCGGTTCTTCGTCGGCCTGACCATCGGCGGTTTCTGGTCGATCGGCGCGGGTCTCGCCGGACGGCTCGTCCCGGAGCGCTGGGCGCCGCGAGCGACAGCCGTCATCTTCTCCGCAGTCCCCCTCGGCTCAGTGCTCGGCGTACCAGCAGGCACGTTCGTCGGTGAGCTCGCCGGCTGGCGTACGTCGTTCGCAGCGCTCGGCGTACTCGCCCTACTGGCACTGGTCACACTGCGCACCACCGTCGCGCCACTTCCACCGTTGCAGGTCACCCACGCCGCAGTACTCCGCAAGGCCTTCCGCAGCAGCCGGACCGCCCTCATCGTCACCTGTCTGATCGTCACGGCACACTTCGCGACCTACACCTACGTCACGCCGTTCCTGCGCGAGGTGGTGCGTCCAGAGCTCATCGGCCTGTTCCTGCTCGTCTACGGTGCCGCAGGCCTGGTCGGCAACGTCATCGCGGGTCTGTGGGCAGCGCGCAACCTCCTCATCACCTTCGCCACCTGTGCCGCACTGATCGCCACAGCGACCCTCCTCATGCCAGTAGCGGGTCGCAGTACGGCGGGAGCGTTGCTGCTCCTCGTGGTCTGGGGACTCGGGTACGGCGGCGTACCGGTCTGCTCGATGAGCATGTTCGCGCAGGCCGTACCCGAGTCGCGGGAGGCAGCGACCGTGTGGTTCACCTCCTCGTTCCAGGCCGTGTTGTCGGCCGGGGCGCTACTCGGTGGGCTCGTGGTGGACGCGTGGTCGGTGCAGGCGGCGATGGTGGCCGGGGGCGGGTGCGCGCTGCTGGCGGTCGGGTTCCTGCTGTGGGCCAGAACACACCAGGTTCCGGGGACGTAG
- a CDS encoding precorrin-3B synthase, producing MARTEVDRCPGVLAVHQAADGGLARVRLPGGRLTAAQLDVLRLAAADLGDGRLELTSRGNVQLRGLQADGPRDLSDRLFTAGLLPSIAHERVRNILASPLSGLDQQSRYDVLPVAAALDQALCDRPALADLPGRFLFALDDGRGDLAELAADVTVRAVDERTALLSLGTRGVRVEWDVVPELMLAAAEAFLAVRDQEWRIAELAGGEELVLERLGLRATEALPTETTRVVAGVHGAALVVTVPLGSLTQEQAAALARVGDEVRITPWRSVVVPAGSAGLEEVGLVTTPDSIWEGVTACAGQPGCAKALADVRADATRLVGGMARVVGRVHWSGCERRCGKPGGEFVDVLAVGNGYLVDGERV from the coding sequence GTGGCGAGGACTGAAGTCGATCGATGCCCTGGTGTGCTGGCAGTGCACCAAGCGGCTGACGGCGGTCTCGCACGCGTCCGGCTACCCGGTGGACGGCTGACGGCGGCGCAGCTCGACGTACTGCGTCTTGCTGCCGCTGACCTGGGTGACGGGCGGCTGGAGCTCACGTCGCGGGGCAACGTACAACTCCGCGGACTGCAGGCCGACGGGCCGCGGGACCTGTCGGATCGGCTCTTTACCGCCGGTCTGCTGCCGTCGATCGCCCACGAACGCGTCCGCAACATCCTGGCGTCACCACTCTCCGGTCTGGACCAGCAGTCGAGGTACGACGTACTTCCTGTAGCCGCTGCCCTGGACCAGGCGCTGTGTGATCGCCCGGCCCTGGCTGACCTGCCGGGGCGGTTCCTGTTCGCGCTGGACGATGGACGCGGGGATCTGGCCGAGCTGGCAGCCGATGTGACTGTGAGGGCGGTCGACGAGCGGACTGCCTTGCTGAGCCTCGGGACCCGTGGTGTGCGGGTGGAGTGGGACGTGGTGCCGGAGCTCATGCTGGCTGCGGCTGAGGCGTTTCTGGCAGTGCGTGACCAGGAGTGGCGCATCGCTGAGCTCGCCGGCGGCGAGGAGTTGGTCCTGGAACGGCTTGGGCTGCGGGCGACTGAGGCGCTGCCAACTGAGACCACGCGGGTGGTTGCTGGAGTGCATGGGGCGGCTCTCGTTGTCACGGTTCCGCTCGGGAGTTTGACGCAGGAGCAGGCTGCTGCGTTGGCGCGGGTTGGTGATGAGGTTCGGATCACGCCGTGGCGCTCTGTTGTGGTGCCGGCGGGTAGCGCTGGTCTGGAAGAGGTCGGGTTGGTGACCACACCCGATTCCATCTGGGAAGGTGTCACGGCCTGCGCAGGTCAGCCGGGGTGTGCGAAGGCACTGGCAGATGTGCGCGCGGACGCGACCAGGCTGGTAGGTGGGATGGCGCGAGTGGTTGGGCGGGTGCACTGGTCGGGTTGTGAGCGACGCTGCGGGAAGCCGGGTGGCGAGTTCGTGGATGTTCTTGCGGTAGGCAACGGTTATCTGGTGGACGGGGAACGGGTGTGA